In one window of Leptidea sinapis chromosome 31, ilLepSina1.1, whole genome shotgun sequence DNA:
- the LOC126973982 gene encoding uncharacterized protein LOC126973982, with amino-acid sequence MQSIQKQNTSRKTSIGLLDTHILYHDKATGPDDMPAELRKILGRKNLSHAPLQQNYHRWDASDMADSFLVPFNKNKGDIRLCGNYRAIKIISHTLKIWERVISRWLHLMTKVTEKQDLHNIMVFIDLEKAFDRIPRDYIWQSLRAQNVPEWLVQLPITLQLSDEPYNSYRPTEKAPVEHLVHDIALISEDVKELQTTLVQWHSDLGNAGLRAQHKPPEHPTQESRVLISWLYPDERRHHRA; translated from the exons ATGCAGTCGATACAGAAACAAAATACATCCAGGAAGACTTCAATAGGCTTATTGGACACACATATCCTCTATCACGACAAGGCCACTGGGCCCGATGACATGCCTGCAGAGCTCAGGAAAATATTGGGACGGAAAAACCTTTCTCACGCACCTCTTCAACAAAACTATCACAGATGGGATGCCAGTGACATGGCAGACAGCTTTCTAgtgccatttaataaaaataagggagaCATAAGATTATGTGGAAACTATAGAGCCATCAAAATAATATCCCACACTCTTAAAATCTGGGAACGAGTAATTAGCAGATGGCTCCACTTAATGACCAAAGTGACTGAAAAACAagatctacataatattatggtctTCATAGATTTGGAAAAGGCCTTCGACCGCATCCCCAGAGATTACATTTGGCAGTCCCTGCGAGCTCAGAATGTGCCAGAATGGCTCGTCCAACTG CCCATTACTCTTCAACTTAGTGATGAACCATATAACAGCTACAGACCTACCGAAAAAGCCCCCGTGGAACATCTTGTACATGACATAGCTCTTATTAGTGAAGATGTGAAGGAGCTACAGACTACACTAGTACAATGGCACAGTGATTTGGGAAATGCTGGCCTGAGAGCTCAGCATAAACCTCCAGAGCACCCCACTCAAGAGAGTAGAGTTCTAATATCTTGGCTCTATCCTGACGAGCGACGGCACCATAGAGCTTGA